From the Nodularia sphaerocarpa UHCC 0038 genome, the window AACCATTAATCACTATAATCTCTTTCGCTCCATTGAAATCAACGGTTCTGCGGCTCCCGGTTCTAGTTCTGGAAACGCTATTCAAGCTATGGAAAACTTAGCTAAAGAAATTTTACCACCGGGTTTTGGTTACCAGTGGTCAGGAACAGCATTAGAAGAAATAGATTCTGGGGGTTTAGCGCCCATTATCTTTGGACTAGGAATTGTTTTCGTCTTTTTAGTCCTAGCGGCTCAGTATGAAAACTACATAGACCCCTTAATTATCCTCTTATCAGTACCTTTAGCAATTTTTGGCGCACTTGTAGCGCAATCAATGCGAGGATTTTCCAACGACGTTTACTGTCAAATCGGTCTAGTGATGTTGATTGGTTTGGCTAGTAAGAACGCCATTTTAATTGTAGAATTTGCTAACCAACTGCGAAATGAAGGGTTTTCCATTACTAAAGCGGCTGTTCAAGCTTCACAAGAGCGTTTACGCCCGATTTTGATGACCGCATTTTCTACACTTCTGGGTATTTTCCCCCTAACCATTGCGACAGGTGCGGGTGCGGGAAGTCGCCAGTCCTTGGGAACAACCGTATTTGGCGGGATGTTAATCGCCACCTTTTTGAGTTTGTTTGTAGTGCCAATTTTGTATATTGTAATGAAAACGACTACAGAAAGCTTATTCAAACCAAATCGCCATCAAATGCAACTGGATAGAGAAACTACATATTCGTCAAAACATAATGAATAAAACCCCACTCCGCAAGGCGGAAGTCAAAAGTCAAAAGTCAAAAGTCAAAAAGTTTATTTCATAGGCTTTTCATTGATTTTGAATAGTCTGTTTATTTACGTCCACTTCTACTAGCCCCTAACCGCAAACGAGGAGGGAAGAAGTGTTTTCCTGAAAATCTAACTCTCTCCTCCTCTCCTCTGCGCCACCCTTCGGGAACGCTTTCAGCGAACTGCGCCTCTGCGTGATACACCAACACCCAAACTAGAAACTAATGGAGATATTTCAAGTCATAGAAGACACCATCACCAAACCACCAATTCCCCACGAACCACACAAGCAATCATTAAAAGCTTGGGCGATGTACTGCCTACGGGATAAAGGTTTCAAAGTAGTGTATGCCCAAAATGCCGACTTTGCCATTGAACCCAAAGGACAGGAAAAGGTATATTTTAAAGTTACCAATAATGCAGAAGATGTAAATAATTCTACTAACTGGATAGTTTGGGACAGTGCGACCAAAAACGTGAGCCTATTTCGACCTGAATAAAAGTTCGTAGTGTTCGCGTAGCGTCTCGAAGAGAGGACTTTAGTCCTCTCCATCCACTAGACTTGCTTTTCAAATATCATTAAATGCTGCTGGGGTAACAAGTTTTTGGTTTCTCGCCAAACTAAACCCACAGCTTGCATTTCTTTTTGCACTTGCTTTTGAGTCATTTTGTGCAAACGTTTAATCATAATCAAGGGATTTTCGCCCCGGTATTCCACCAGCACAACTTTACCGCCTGGTTTCAGGGCTTTGACAATTGCTGTCATCACTTCTTGCGGATATTCTAACTCGTGGTAAGCATCCACCATCAGAGCTAAATCAACACTTGCAGATCGGAGGTTGGGGTTGGTGAGAGTTGCTAAAATTGGTTCAACGTTGCTAATATGTTTCTCTTGTTTAAAAAATTCGACAATCTCTAGCATTTCTGGTTGAATATCTACAGCAAAAACCTTTCCCTCTGTTAATAAAGGTGCAATGCGAAAGCTGAGATATCCTGTACCTGCGCCAATATCAGCCACTATATCGTGAGGTTGTAAATTCAGCGCACTGACTATTTTACTAGGCTGTTCTTCTACCTCGCGTCTGGGTCTTTCTAACCAACCTGCGCCTGTGTGTCCCATGACTTTCGCTATTTCTCGCCCCATGTAGGATTTTCCGATACCGTCTGAACTGGGATTCGCTCGCTGTTCATAAATATTATCGGAGAGAGAAATAGCGTTTGCTGTGGTGATGGGGGTAAATAAGAAGTTTAACAGTAGGAGTAGGATGGTAATCAGTTTCATTTTTTAAACGCAGAGGGACGCTGAGGTTAACGCATTCGCCGTGAGGCGTTCCCGGAGGGTAGGTGCGCGGAGGTTTTATGAGTTTAAATCACAAATGGTTGAATTTGAGGTGTATGCCATTCTTCGCCGACGCGATCGGCTACTAGGGGTGTGACAATGAATTTGGGTGGTGTACCAGCTTGAACGTCAATTTTTACGCAGGAGTAAGGTAGATGCTTGTGGGGTTTTTTTCCATTACGACCAACAAATAGTAAGGACTCAGCTACTTTTCGCTGGGGATTTCCAGGAAGTTCTGTAAAGGTTTCTATTAATTCGTTGCCTTCTCGACGTTGACGGCGGGGATAATGACCACTGCCACCAGAGATGATACAATTAATATGAGAATCGGCATATCCTGTGTCACCTGTGCGAATATGTTCTAAGCAGTGGGCGTGTCCGTTGAAAATTAAATCGACTATGGAACGGTCTTTCATTTGGGAACCAAGGGTTTTGGCTACCTGTTCAAATACCCAGCGTAGGCGATGACGAACTGCTAAGGTTTGGGCTTGATTCCATTTTGTGGCTTCTGTGACGTAGGGCGGATGGTGAAAGAAGATTATTCTTCCCCGCACTTCTGAGGTGTGCCAAGATTCTATGAGTCGGTTTTTTAACCAATTCAGTTGTTCAAAATCAATAATATCTGTGGCGTTGGATGCTAGTTGTTTTTCAATGTCAATTTTAATTTCGTTGATTTGGTCTAATTTGGCTTTGAGATAATCGAGTTGTTCGGCTTCGGCGGGTTTTTCGGGGTTAAGTTTGTCGCAGGTTGCTAAAATCTGCTCTTCTTCTTTGTCTATGACTTGGCGACGTTGCTGCAATTCCCGGCGGTTCATTTCCCCTTCTGGGGTTTCTGGTAAGGGGGATGGTTTATTAAAGGTGTTGGAATCTAAGGCGAAAAAGTCGATACCGCCATAACGAAAGGTGTAATAGCGGTTGGGTAAACGGGTGAATTTTCCGGGTTGATAACGCAAACACCGCCCCGCGTCAATTATAGCAGTGTAATGTTGATCTAAATGATTTTGTAATTCTTTTGGGGAGGCGATCGCTCCTATATAGTCAAGAAATGCTCTGGCATAAGCATCACCTTTATTTGATCCATGCCAACCAATTTCCAGGTCTTTGTACCGCAGAAAACGACGTAACGGCCGTGTGCTTCCTGTAAATAAACGATACATCAATGGCACGTCATAGTAATCGTGATTGCCGGGTACTGCTAAAAATGGCAGATTGAATAACATTCGGTCATAAGCAATATTTTCGGGTTTGTCTCCGCCTACGAGAAATTCCCGATAAGGTTGAATAAAGTTTTTACCATAATACTCGTGGGAACCCACTGCATAAATTACGTCGCCAGTATGTAAGACAAAACGGCAATCGTCTTTATGGGGAAGCATCAATTCTGCAACTTTGCGTTGGGGATGGTATCCGTAAAGGGATGTTGTTCCTGTGTCACCAATTACCATAAAGGAAAATTCCGGATTATCCTCTTTACCATCATCAATTACCATGCTGGTTTGGTCTATTCCCTGAGAAACTATCTGGGGATGAAGCCACCGCACTCTTTGCTTCATTTTGTGGATTTTCTCAGAAATGGATGGTTCCGTAATTAATTTCATCTGTAATTTTCCTAAACTTTAAGTTTTTTTAATGACAGCAATCTTTGATTTAGGGACTTTCAGGAAATAAACGTTAGCGTAGCTTGCCGAAGGCTACCACAGAGGCACAGAGGACACAGAGTTATGAGTGTTTTAGATGTTTTTTGCGTTCGGTGGTTGAGTCTTTTTTTGCACATCTTGCACCTAAGCCCTGGAACCCTTAGAAATCGCGGAACCACCCAAACAAAGTCCGCCTGCGCGGACTAACATAAAATTAAGGTTTTAAACCCGCGTAGGCGGGTTTCGCCTGGATGGTTCCGTGACTTCTAGTCGCCAGGTGCAAGATATGTGTCAGTCCTTTATTTACTGAATTTGCTCTCAATAGCGCGATGATCGCTTGCGCGGTTTTGGCAGTTTGCGTAACAATAAGAGTTAGGATGCCTTAATTTATCTTAACAATGGCGCTCACACAGCTACATCAAAATTTTTCCCTTGCACAAACACCGCCAGATCATCGGGGATATGATTATGATTTGGTCATTGTCGGCGGTGGAATTATTGGTTTAACTTTGGCTTCGGCTTTGAAGGATTCTGGTTTAAGTGTTCTACTAATTGAGGCTAGAGTCGCTTCAGCCGCAGTTGCTAAGGGACAAGCTTATGCAATTCATATGCTTTCGGCTCTCATTTTTCAGGGAATTGGAATTTGGGAGGAAATATCGCCTCAAATCGCTAAGTATTGCCAAGTTCGCCTTTCTGATGCCGATTATCCCGATGTTGTAGAGTTTGCTACCGATGATATAGGTAAGCCAGAGTTGGGTTATGTGGCGGAACATCAAGCGCTGTTACAGCCTTTGCAGGAGTTTGTCCAAAATTGTCCCAATGTGACTTATCTCTGTCCGGCT encodes:
- a CDS encoding class I SAM-dependent methyltransferase is translated as MKLITILLLLLNFLFTPITTANAISLSDNIYEQRANPSSDGIGKSYMGREIAKVMGHTGAGWLERPRREVEEQPSKIVSALNLQPHDIVADIGAGTGYLSFRIAPLLTEGKVFAVDIQPEMLEIVEFFKQEKHISNVEPILATLTNPNLRSASVDLALMVDAYHELEYPQEVMTAIVKALKPGGKVVLVEYRGENPLIMIKRLHKMTQKQVQKEMQAVGLVWRETKNLLPQQHLMIFEKQV
- a CDS encoding metallophosphoesterase family protein; amino-acid sequence: MKLITEPSISEKIHKMKQRVRWLHPQIVSQGIDQTSMVIDDGKEDNPEFSFMVIGDTGTTSLYGYHPQRKVAELMLPHKDDCRFVLHTGDVIYAVGSHEYYGKNFIQPYREFLVGGDKPENIAYDRMLFNLPFLAVPGNHDYYDVPLMYRLFTGSTRPLRRFLRYKDLEIGWHGSNKGDAYARAFLDYIGAIASPKELQNHLDQHYTAIIDAGRCLRYQPGKFTRLPNRYYTFRYGGIDFFALDSNTFNKPSPLPETPEGEMNRRELQQRRQVIDKEEEQILATCDKLNPEKPAEAEQLDYLKAKLDQINEIKIDIEKQLASNATDIIDFEQLNWLKNRLIESWHTSEVRGRIIFFHHPPYVTEATKWNQAQTLAVRHRLRWVFEQVAKTLGSQMKDRSIVDLIFNGHAHCLEHIRTGDTGYADSHINCIISGGSGHYPRRQRREGNELIETFTELPGNPQRKVAESLLFVGRNGKKPHKHLPYSCVKIDVQAGTPPKFIVTPLVADRVGEEWHTPQIQPFVI